From one Candidatus Rokuibacteriota bacterium genomic stretch:
- a CDS encoding type IV pilus twitching motility protein PilT encodes MAANLQELLATMVQRGASDLHLSCGTYPQIRLNGNLEALEQFETLMPGDTQRLMYSVLTEEQQRRFEEENELDLSFGVEGLARFRCNVYRQRGAVCAAMRVIPYAVRTFEELQLPAIVQQLAERHRGLVLVTGPTGSGKSTTLAAMIDRINSRRRAHIVTIEDPIEFVHQHKKSLVHQREIFSDTHSFPKALKAILRQDPDVVLVGEMRDLETIQAALTVAETGHLTFGTLHTNSCAQTINRIIDVFPTAQQGQVRAQLSLVLEGVLSQTLIPTADGRGRAMAMEIMVPTPAIRNLIREEKIHQIYSMLQSGQRFGMQTMSQSLAELVRSGKVERDEALSRAALPDEVTALLGGAGRAGPPGARR; translated from the coding sequence ATGGCCGCGAACCTGCAGGAACTGCTGGCGACAATGGTGCAACGCGGGGCCTCGGATCTGCACCTCAGCTGCGGGACGTATCCCCAGATCCGATTGAACGGGAACCTCGAGGCGCTGGAGCAGTTCGAGACGCTCATGCCGGGCGACACGCAGCGCCTGATGTACAGCGTGCTCACCGAAGAGCAGCAGCGGCGCTTCGAGGAGGAGAACGAACTGGACCTGTCCTTCGGCGTGGAGGGCCTCGCGCGCTTCCGCTGCAACGTCTACCGGCAGCGGGGCGCGGTCTGCGCCGCGATGCGGGTGATTCCCTATGCGGTGCGCACCTTCGAGGAGCTTCAGCTGCCCGCCATCGTCCAGCAGCTCGCCGAGCGGCACAGGGGCCTCGTCCTCGTGACGGGCCCCACGGGCTCGGGGAAGTCGACGACCCTGGCCGCCATGATCGACCGCATCAACTCGAGGCGGCGAGCCCACATCGTCACCATCGAGGACCCAATCGAGTTCGTCCACCAGCACAAGAAGTCGCTGGTCCACCAGCGCGAGATCTTCTCGGACACCCACTCGTTCCCGAAGGCCCTCAAGGCCATCCTCCGGCAGGACCCCGACGTGGTCCTGGTGGGCGAGATGCGGGACCTGGAGACGATCCAGGCGGCCCTGACCGTGGCCGAGACCGGCCATCTGACGTTCGGGACCCTGCACACCAACTCCTGCGCGCAGACCATCAACCGCATCATCGACGTCTTCCCGACGGCGCAGCAGGGTCAGGTCCGTGCGCAGCTCTCCCTGGTCCTGGAGGGCGTGCTCTCGCAGACCCTGATCCCCACCGCCGACGGGCGCGGGCGGGCCATGGCGATGGAGATCATGGTGCCGACCCCCGCCATCCGGAACCTCATCCGCGAGGAGAAGATCCACCAGATCTACTCGATGCTCCAGTCCGGCCAGCGGTTCGGCATGCAGACCATGAGCCAGTCGCTGGCGGAGCTGGTGCGCTCGGGGAAGGTCGAAAGGGACGAGGCCCTCAGCCGGGCCGCGCTTCCGGATGAGGTGACGGCGCTGCTGGGCGGCGCCGGGCGGGCGGGGCCGCCGGGCGCCCGCCGCTGA
- a CDS encoding D-2-hydroxyacid dehydrogenase family protein, with product MNITVLDDYQDTIRTLACFGKVTGHHVTIWTDHTKDLDALAARLKDTEALALIRERTPIRAPLLERLDKLRLISQMSVYPHIDVEACTRRGVIVSSYMAPGRPSYATAELTWGLILASVRRIPQEMAALRAGTWQAYPVGTGLRGKTLGIYGYGRIGGVVAGYGRAFGMQVLVWGGEGSLARAREDGYAVARSREALFEESDVLSLHVRLLEATRGMVTAADLGRMKPTGLLVNTSRAGLIAPGALEAALRAGRPGLAAVDVFEDEPVLGARHPLLSMDSVVSTPHLGYVERDQLEIMCSMIFDQMLAYAGGRPINVVNPDVLRR from the coding sequence ATGAACATCACGGTGCTCGACGACTACCAGGACACGATCCGGACGCTCGCGTGCTTCGGCAAGGTGACGGGCCACCACGTCACGATCTGGACCGACCACACCAAGGACCTCGACGCGCTGGCCGCACGGCTCAAGGACACCGAGGCCCTGGCGCTGATCCGCGAGCGCACGCCGATCCGCGCGCCCCTGCTGGAGCGCCTCGACAAGCTCCGGCTGATCAGCCAGATGAGCGTGTACCCGCACATCGACGTCGAGGCCTGCACCCGCCGCGGCGTGATCGTGTCCTCCTACATGGCGCCGGGCCGTCCGTCCTATGCGACGGCCGAGCTGACCTGGGGGCTGATCCTCGCCTCGGTCCGGCGCATTCCCCAGGAGATGGCCGCGCTCCGCGCAGGGACGTGGCAGGCCTACCCGGTCGGGACGGGCCTGCGGGGGAAGACGCTCGGCATCTACGGCTACGGCCGGATCGGAGGCGTCGTGGCCGGTTACGGCCGGGCCTTCGGCATGCAGGTCCTGGTGTGGGGAGGCGAGGGGTCGCTGGCCAGGGCGCGCGAGGACGGTTACGCGGTGGCGCGGAGCCGGGAGGCGCTCTTCGAGGAGTCCGACGTCCTGTCGCTCCACGTGCGGCTGCTCGAGGCCACCCGCGGCATGGTCACGGCGGCCGATCTCGGGCGGATGAAGCCGACGGGGCTCCTCGTCAACACCAGCCGGGCCGGGCTCATCGCGCCGGGAGCGCTCGAGGCCGCTCTGCGCGCCGGGCGGCCGGGCCTGGCCGCGGTGGACGTCTTCGAGGACGAGCCGGTCCTGGGCGCCCGCCATCCGCTCCTCTCCATGGACAGCGTGGTCTCGACGCCGCATCTCGGCTACGTGGAGCGCGACCAGCTCGAGATCATGTGCAGCATGATCTTCGACCAGATGCTCGCCTACGCCGGCGGCAGGCCCATCAACGTCGTGAACCCCGACGTGCTGCGGCGCTGA